GGTCTGCAAGACCGTCACCTGCCGCGTATACGTCGTCACCAGTTCAGCGATCTCCGCCCCCCGCTTGTGCATCGCGTAGAGGAACCATGTCGCCGGGTTGAAGATCGACATATTTGCCTGCCACGTCACCGTACGGATCTTGTCGATGCGCAGGGTCGTATCGGATAACTCCAGGGCGATCGTCGGGTCGAACTCATAGTGCATGTAGCCGACGTCCAGGACCGGCAGGAAATTGGCGAAAGCGATCTTGCGTTCCAGGGTCGCGATGCGCTGCTGGATCTGCGAGCTCCGGACGTCGAGGTTGTTCTCCAGCGCGATGCGAATGCAGGCGTCGAGGTCCAGCGGCTGGTTCGCAGACAGCACCTCTTCCGTTCTCTCGGCCAACTCCAAGGGATAGCGTTCGGCGTGTTCCGCCCGCACCTTCTCGCCGTCGAACGAACGACAGCCCGCAACCACCAGGACAGCAAGGACAGCGACGCACCGTATGGCGACGGTTCCTGACGTGATTCGGGTTCTATCCATGCAAGATCCCTCGGAAGAACAACTCTTCAATCCCGGCCACCTTCTCTTCGAGCGCACTATCCTGCACATCCTCGGCAGCGGAAAAGACGATCGCGCGCAATGCCGCATCCAGAGCCAGCGCCGCCACGTTCGGGTCCAGCGGCCGAAACAGCCCCTTGCTCATCCCGGAGGCGAAGACCTGCTTGAGCATCGTTTGCAGCGTTCCGTGCACCTCGGCCGCCGTCTCGCTGAAATGGGCCGTGCTAACGTGGGTCAGCGGCCCCTGATTGGCCCGAAGGAACAGCCGAATGGCCGCCGAATTCTCCTGGAAGACACGGATGCTGGCCCAGATGAAGCCGGCGATCTTCTCCCGCTCGTCTGCCTCGCCTTCAAAGATCGGCTTGACCAGCGAGAGAACGTTGTCGGCGACCTCGTCCATGATCTCCCGGTAGAGCGATTCCTTGCTGTCGAAAAAATTGTAGATCGTCCCCGTGGCGAACTCCGCCTCGGCGGCAATCTCCTGCATCGAGACGTTGTGAAAGCCCTTCTCGGCGAAGAGCCGCATCGCCGCATCCACGATCTCGTCCCTGTGCCGCTGTCGCTCGCGCTGCCTCCGCGAGAGTCCTGTCTTCTCGGCCATGACTTGTTCCCATCAGGACCACAATATGAATAGGTAGTCATCAAGAGATCACGTATTCATATTATGAACTTCTATTCATTTACTGCAAGATATTTTCATATAAGAGAGAGGCGACTTGCCCATATCTCTTTATTTTAACGATGCTTAGAAACTCCGTGTTTTTTCGGCCGCCCCTTGGATATTCAGTTGGCTGCGGCTTTTTCTGCTTGATAGGCACCGTTTGACGGCTACAATGGGAGTGTTGGGTTTCACCTCTCGGCAGAAGGCCGGAGGTAGACCTTGACACAAGCAGTACGGAGAGGTGTCGGAGTGGCTGATCGAGCTGGTTTCGAAAACCAGTGTGCCTTCGGGTACCGCGGGTTCGAATCCCGCCCTCTCCGTTGTTCTTGCCAAACCTGTGCAAGTCTCTGAGGCTATGGGACTTGTGGCGCATTGCCGCGAGCGGCGCTGCCCCCCGCAGGCCGGTCAGGGCCTGGGGATGGTGGTGGTGTAGCGGTTGGTGATGGGCAGGCGGCGGTCTTTGCCGAAGGCCTTGGGGGTGATGCGGACGCCGGGCGGAGATTGGCGGCGTTTGTATTCGTTCTGGTCGATCAGGCGGATCACACGTTCGACGTCCTTGGCGGGCAGGCCCGAGGCGACCAGCTCCCTGGCGGACAGGTCCTTCTCGACGTACCCCTTGATGATCTCATCGAGCAGATCGTAATCGGGCAGCGAATCGGCGTCCTTCTGATCGGGCCGCAACTCGGCGCTGGGCGGCCGGGTGATGACGTCGGACGGAATCAGCTCGCGACCCGCTTTGGCGTTCATGTACGTGGCCAGGCGATAGACCATGGTCTTGAGCACGTCCTTGATGACGGCGAAACCGCCGGCGGTGTCGCCGTAGAGCGTGCTGTAGCCGACGGACGTCTCGCTCTTGTTGCCCGTGGTCAGCACGAGCGCGCCGATCTGGTTGCTCAGCGACATCAGGATCGTGCCGCGGATGCGCGACTGGAGGTTCTCGTAGGCGATGCCTTTGTCGTCCCAGCGCGGGTCGGCCCCGAGCGACTTGCTGAACGGCGTCAGA
This portion of the Anaerobaca lacustris genome encodes:
- a CDS encoding TetR/AcrR family transcriptional regulator, which translates into the protein MAEKTGLSRRQRERQRHRDEIVDAAMRLFAEKGFHNVSMQEIAAEAEFATGTIYNFFDSKESLYREIMDEVADNVLSLVKPIFEGEADEREKIAGFIWASIRVFQENSAAIRLFLRANQGPLTHVSTAHFSETAAEVHGTLQTMLKQVFASGMSKGLFRPLDPNVAALALDAALRAIVFSAAEDVQDSALEEKVAGIEELFFRGILHG